In Crinalium epipsammum PCC 9333, the genomic window ATGTACAACTGAAGAATTAGCCGAAGCGGGAATTAGACCAGGTACTCGGATGGTTGTAGGTAAACATCGTAAAAAACCTATCCGACTTAAAGACTTTATTGCTAGTTACACTCTCGATAATAAGGCATCTGTAGCAATTTTATTAGCTTTAGCTGAACAACTTAAAACACCACCAATTGATGTTTATTTAGTTGCTTCAGCAAAAGAAGAAGTCGGCGCAATTGGTGCTTTATATTTTACTCAAAATCAACGTTTAGAAGCGTTAATTGCGCTGGAAATATGCCCCTTATCTTCTGAATATCCGATTGAAGATGGTGTAGCGCCAGTGCTACTTGTTCAAGATGCTTATGGTATCTATGACGAAAACCTCAACAGTGAGATCCGACAAGCAGCAAAAGATGCGAATCTACCTTTACAAATAGCAATACTGAGCCAATTTGGTAGTGATGCTTCAATTGCGATGAAATTTGGTCATGTTTCCCGTGCTGCTTGCTTGGCATTTCCCACACAAAATACGCATGGTTTTGAGATTGCTCATTTAGGTGCGATCGCTAACTGCATCAACATCTTGAAAGCTTATTGTCAAACAATTAATTGACATCTACCTTGAGTATTAATCCTACACTACAAGCATTGATGAATTATGTTTAATTTACAACTCAAAACTTAACAATAATAACTTTTTGCATTGAAAATAACTTTTTGCAGCGACAATTTTTTACAATGAAGAAAGTAAAATTGAGAAAAAAATGTCTAAAACCGTTGCTGATGTGATGAGCCGTGATGTCATTACGGTTCAACCCCAGACACCTTTAAATCAGGCGATTCAAATTTTGGCAGAACGTCGCATTACAGGTTTGCCAGTAGTGGATGATGCAGACAAGTTAGTGGGTGTGATTTCAGAAACAGATTTAATGTGGCAGGAAACAGGAGTAACTCCGCCAGCCTATATTATGTTTCTCGATAGTGTGATTTATTTGCAAAACCCAACTACTTATGAGCGAGACTTGCACAAAGCTTTAGGGCAAACAGTTGGAGAAGTAATGACAACTGAGGCGATCGTTATTAAGCCAGAAAAACCATTGCAGGAAGCAGCCAAGCTGATGCACGAAAAACATATCAGGCGTTTACCTGTAGTTGACGATACAGGCAAAGTTTTGGGTATTCTGACTCGTGGAGATATTATTCGCACGATGGCTACAGAGTAAAATTAAGTGTTTTGAGATTAATTTGATTTAAATGAGCAATACACCTGAATCTGTTAAAGAATTGTTAAGTTCTGGAGATCTTGGCGATCGCTTGCGTGGCGTTAACCAATTACTCGAAATAGAACCAGCAGCAGCATTTGAGTTAGTCCAAGTAGCTATTAATGATAGCAATGCTCGTGTACGTTATACAGCAGTTAGTAAATTGGACACGCTGGGAGATCAAGATTTACAAGCTGCGTTAACAATGTTGCGCGATCGCCTGTTGAACGACTCCGAACCCGATGTGCAAGCGGCGGCGGCGGATTCTTTAGGCGCACTCAAGCTAACAGAAGCATTTGAGGACTTACAAAACCTTTACCACAGTACCTCTGAGTGGCTGATCCAGTTCAGCATTATTGCTGCCTTGGGAGAATTAGGAGA contains:
- the nblB gene encoding phycobilisome degradation protein NblB; this encodes MSNTPESVKELLSSGDLGDRLRGVNQLLEIEPAAAFELVQVAINDSNARVRYTAVSKLDTLGDQDLQAALTMLRDRLLNDSEPDVQAAAADSLGALKLTEAFEDLQNLYHSTSEWLIQFSIIAALGELGDPRAFDLLTEALNSDIELVKTAAIGSFGELGDARAVPLLVPYATNPDWQIRYRVVQALGRLGGTDARLTLETLANDSVEQVAQEAKASLNAQ
- a CDS encoding CBS domain-containing protein codes for the protein MSKTVADVMSRDVITVQPQTPLNQAIQILAERRITGLPVVDDADKLVGVISETDLMWQETGVTPPAYIMFLDSVIYLQNPTTYERDLHKALGQTVGEVMTTEAIVIKPEKPLQEAAKLMHEKHIRRLPVVDDTGKVLGILTRGDIIRTMATE
- a CDS encoding M42 family metallopeptidase translates to MPTSDYDRLFTTIEELVLHHSPSGVEGEVDQLIISKFTQLGVEVWIDAAGNAIAKIPGKDSTRAIAITAHKDEIGAIVKTVGDEGRIEVRRLGGSFPWVYGEGVVDLLGDNQTISGILSFGSRHVSHESAHKSQQEDKPVRWEDAWIETKCTTEELAEAGIRPGTRMVVGKHRKKPIRLKDFIASYTLDNKASVAILLALAEQLKTPPIDVYLVASAKEEVGAIGALYFTQNQRLEALIALEICPLSSEYPIEDGVAPVLLVQDAYGIYDENLNSEIRQAAKDANLPLQIAILSQFGSDASIAMKFGHVSRAACLAFPTQNTHGFEIAHLGAIANCINILKAYCQTIN